One window from the genome of Pseudomonas fluorescens encodes:
- a CDS encoding phosphonate ABC transporter ATP-binding protein, with amino-acid sequence MTLRLTQVSVTHANGVQALRGVDLHIGAGEQVAIIGPSGAGKSSLLNLLATALRPGSGELQLLGERAWQLSARQRQSLRARIGLIHQSPPLPPRQRVVTAVLAGKLGQWGIGKSLLNLLHPLDIPGARAALAQLDLGDKLFAQCQQLSGGQLQRVGIARVLYQAPEVLLADEPVSAMDPVLAEHTLSVLCRHAREHNVTLVASLHAVELALAHFSRVIGLRDGQILFDLPTEAVDRPLLDTLYANEQLQSSPTTPHASLSVQIPRC; translated from the coding sequence ATGACCCTGCGACTGACCCAGGTCAGCGTTACCCATGCCAACGGCGTCCAGGCGCTGCGTGGCGTGGACTTGCACATCGGCGCCGGCGAACAGGTCGCCATCATCGGCCCGTCCGGCGCCGGCAAGTCGAGCCTGCTCAACCTGCTGGCCACCGCCCTGCGCCCGGGCAGCGGAGAGCTGCAGTTGCTTGGCGAACGCGCCTGGCAACTGTCCGCCCGTCAGCGTCAAAGCCTGCGCGCGCGCATCGGCCTGATTCACCAATCGCCGCCCCTGCCGCCGCGCCAGCGTGTGGTGACGGCGGTCCTGGCCGGAAAGCTCGGCCAGTGGGGCATCGGTAAAAGCCTGTTGAACCTGTTGCACCCGCTGGATATTCCAGGCGCCAGGGCGGCATTGGCCCAGTTGGACCTGGGCGACAAACTGTTCGCGCAATGCCAGCAGCTGTCCGGCGGACAACTGCAACGCGTGGGCATTGCCCGGGTGTTGTACCAGGCGCCGGAGGTGTTGCTGGCCGACGAACCGGTTTCGGCCATGGACCCGGTATTGGCCGAGCACACGCTTTCGGTGCTTTGTCGCCACGCCCGGGAACACAACGTCACCCTGGTCGCCAGCCTGCATGCGGTGGAACTGGCCTTGGCGCACTTTTCCCGGGTCATTGGCCTGCGGGACGGGCAGATCCTGTTCGACCTGCCAACCGAGGCGGTCGACCGTCCGTTGCTCGACACGCTCTACGCCAACGAACAGCTGCAGTCTTCACCAACAACGCCCCACGCGTCCTTGAGCGTGCAGATTCCCCGATGCTGA
- a CDS encoding LysR family transcriptional regulator: protein MDRLQAMQVFRRIVELGGFGKAADDLGLPRATVSLLIQQLEAHLGVQLLQRTTRQVRATLDGQAYYQRSGQLLDDLDDLESSLSVQRSQPRGTLKVDMPIAFGCTWILPRLPDFYRRYPALQLDMGFHDHQVHLQREGVDCAIRAGTILDQGLVARPIVRLHQLTCASPDYLARAGTPRRLEDLPAHQAIGFASGNGRFFPFEFEVAGRGREMQLPSELTVNNADAYVTACEAGFGLIQVPRYHVQRQLAEGGLVEVLSEYGVPTWPISAVYPPHRQLSPRVRVFIDWVVELLQGEVDAQGELMMRA, encoded by the coding sequence GTGGACCGATTACAGGCCATGCAAGTGTTCCGGCGTATCGTCGAGCTGGGTGGTTTTGGCAAGGCGGCCGATGACCTTGGCTTGCCCCGGGCCACGGTCAGCCTGTTGATCCAGCAGTTGGAAGCCCATCTGGGCGTGCAACTGTTGCAGCGCACCACCCGGCAGGTGCGCGCAACGCTCGATGGCCAAGCGTATTACCAACGCAGCGGCCAGTTGCTGGACGACCTCGATGACCTGGAAAGTTCGCTGTCGGTGCAACGGAGCCAGCCGCGCGGCACCTTGAAGGTGGACATGCCCATTGCCTTTGGTTGCACCTGGATCCTGCCGCGCCTGCCGGATTTCTACCGGCGCTACCCGGCGTTGCAACTGGACATGGGTTTTCATGACCACCAGGTCCATCTGCAGCGCGAGGGTGTGGATTGTGCGATCCGCGCCGGCACTATCCTTGATCAAGGGTTGGTCGCGCGCCCCATCGTGCGGCTGCATCAGCTGACCTGCGCCAGCCCCGACTACCTCGCTCGCGCCGGCACGCCTCGCCGGTTGGAGGATTTGCCGGCGCACCAGGCCATCGGCTTTGCCTCTGGCAATGGACGGTTCTTCCCGTTCGAATTCGAAGTGGCGGGGCGGGGGCGCGAAATGCAATTGCCGAGTGAGTTGACCGTCAATAACGCCGACGCTTATGTAACGGCCTGTGAAGCGGGATTCGGCTTGATCCAGGTGCCGCGTTACCACGTGCAACGGCAGTTGGCCGAGGGCGGCCTGGTCGAAGTATTGAGCGAGTACGGCGTGCCGACGTGGCCGATCTCAGCGGTGTACCCGCCGCACCGACAGCTGTCACCCAGGGTTCGGGTGTTTATCGATTGGGTGGTTGAGTTGTTGCAGGGGGAGGTGGATGCGCAGGGCGAGTTGATGATGAGGGCTTAA
- a CDS encoding substrate-binding periplasmic protein, with product MHIRLTLCSCLLLASISLASHADTIEVVTEDSLYAYQRDDKVVGPGIRIAEETLRNAQLTDYSLSLYPWARAYEKALHEPNVLIFPLDRTPARETLFKWVGEIHRVASRLYKLRDNRDITVSSLEEAKQYSIGVVRNDAKQIYLQQRGFTRLVISANNHDNFQKLLNRQIQLLPMPENTARLMSQDAQLDFASLEEVYTLDEQPHRVHLAFSLSTPDEVVAKAQRAFEQLKASGEVARIMNEQR from the coding sequence ATGCACATTCGCCTGACACTCTGCTCATGCCTGCTACTCGCCTCGATCAGCCTGGCAAGCCACGCCGACACAATCGAAGTCGTTACCGAAGACTCGCTGTACGCCTATCAGCGTGACGACAAGGTCGTCGGGCCGGGCATTCGCATTGCCGAGGAAACACTGAGAAACGCGCAGCTCACCGACTACAGCCTGTCGCTGTACCCGTGGGCCCGGGCCTACGAAAAAGCGCTGCACGAACCCAACGTGCTGATCTTCCCGCTGGACCGCACCCCGGCCCGCGAGACATTGTTCAAATGGGTGGGTGAAATACATCGGGTGGCGAGCCGGCTCTATAAACTGCGCGATAACCGCGACATCACCGTCAGCAGCCTCGAGGAGGCCAAGCAGTACAGCATCGGCGTGGTGCGAAACGACGCCAAGCAGATTTACCTGCAGCAGCGTGGGTTCACCCGGCTGGTCATCTCGGCCAACAACCACGACAACTTTCAGAAACTGCTCAATCGCCAGATCCAATTGCTGCCAATGCCGGAGAACACCGCGCGCCTGATGAGCCAGGATGCACAACTGGATTTCGCTTCGCTGGAAGAGGTCTATACCCTCGACGAACAACCCCACAGGGTCCACCTGGCCTTCAGCCTGAGCACACCGGATGAAGTCGTCGCCAAGGCCCAACGCGCCTTCGAACAACTCAAGGCTTCCGGTGAAGTCGCACGCATCATGAACGAACAGCGGTAG
- a CDS encoding DUF4280 domain-containing protein → MGCPQVCSTATLQCSFGAAPAVLNVLPVNRLLTGGMPAANIMDHIPLVNVTTFGMCMSLANPTVAAATAAALGVLTPMPCIPATAAPWIPGGAPTLLLGNMPAIDANSTLMCSWAGVIKIVVPGQVQMLIP, encoded by the coding sequence ATGGGATGCCCGCAAGTCTGTAGCACCGCGACCCTGCAATGCAGCTTCGGCGCAGCCCCGGCGGTGCTCAATGTGCTGCCGGTCAATCGCCTGCTGACCGGCGGGATGCCGGCGGCGAACATCATGGATCACATCCCGCTGGTGAACGTCACCACCTTCGGCATGTGCATGAGCCTGGCGAACCCCACCGTGGCCGCCGCCACGGCGGCGGCCCTGGGCGTGCTGACCCCCATGCCCTGCATCCCGGCCACTGCGGCCCCGTGGATCCCCGGCGGCGCACCGACCCTGTTGCTGGGCAACATGCCGGCCATCGACGCCAACAGCACCTTGATGTGTTCCTGGGCCGGGGTGATCAAGATCGTCGTGCCGGGGCAGGTGCAGATGTTGATTCCCTGA
- a CDS encoding SDR family NAD(P)-dependent oxidoreductase, producing MSNEFKPGLSVVTGASSGIGLAVTQRLLEHGSNVIAMSRQIGGLGKLVERFGDRLSWLPGDVTQATDQARLAQLAASIGPVDCLVPNAGIAQLADGLDLAAFDRQWAVNGAGALNTLSSLREHLAAEASVVFIGTFLEQVSFPGLAAYIASKAALRAQMRTLAVELAPLGVRLNMVSPGPTATPIWGTLGLDAEALGSVASTVKQRLLGGQFLEPGAVADVILFQLGQGARGVYGQDWVVDSGYTLR from the coding sequence ATGAGTAATGAATTCAAGCCTGGTCTTAGCGTAGTCACCGGTGCCAGTTCGGGTATTGGCCTGGCCGTTACCCAACGTTTGCTGGAGCACGGCTCCAACGTGATCGCGATGTCGCGACAGATCGGTGGCCTCGGCAAACTGGTCGAGCGGTTTGGCGACAGGCTGTCCTGGCTGCCCGGCGACGTGACACAGGCGACCGACCAGGCCAGGCTGGCACAACTGGCCGCCTCCATCGGCCCGGTGGATTGCCTGGTACCCAATGCGGGAATCGCGCAACTGGCCGACGGCCTGGACCTGGCCGCTTTCGACAGGCAATGGGCCGTCAATGGCGCGGGCGCCCTCAATACCCTGAGCAGCCTGCGCGAGCACCTGGCAGCCGAGGCGTCCGTGGTGTTCATCGGCACGTTCCTCGAACAGGTCAGCTTCCCGGGGTTGGCCGCGTACATTGCATCGAAAGCGGCCTTGCGCGCGCAGATGCGCACCCTGGCCGTTGAACTGGCCCCCCTTGGCGTTCGCCTCAACATGGTTTCGCCGGGGCCTACCGCCACACCGATCTGGGGCACCCTGGGCCTCGATGCAGAGGCTCTGGGCTCGGTGGCGAGCACGGTCAAGCAACGATTGCTGGGTGGGCAATTCCTCGAACCTGGAGCCGTGGCAGATGTCATCCTGTTCCAATTGGGCCAGGGTGCACGGGGCGTGTATGGTCAGGACTGGGTGGTGGACAGCGGCTACACCTTGCGTTGA
- a CDS encoding aldo/keto reductase encodes MKTRQLGHRGPYVSSIGLGCMGMSDFYTTGVDEGEAIATLHRALELGVTLFDTADMYGPHTNEELLGRALRGKRERLYLASKFGLVRSSDPHARGVNGRPEYVRQSVEGSLKRLATDYLDLYYQHRIDPEVPVEETIGAMAELVQAGKVRHIGISEASAETIQRAHAVHPLAAVQSEYSLWSREPEHNGVLDTCKRLGIAFVAYSPLGRGFLTGELKSPEDFAADDYRRFNPRFQADNFKRNLALVERVKALAADKGISASQLALGWVLAQGDHVIPIPGTKQRKYLESNVAAASVVLGADELAHLDGIFAGEGVVAGDRYQAQTMTLLNG; translated from the coding sequence ATGAAGACCCGCCAACTCGGCCATCGCGGCCCTTACGTTTCCTCCATCGGCCTGGGCTGCATGGGCATGTCGGACTTCTACACCACGGGCGTGGACGAGGGAGAAGCGATTGCCACGCTCCACCGCGCCCTGGAATTGGGCGTGACACTGTTCGACACCGCCGACATGTACGGGCCGCATACCAATGAAGAGCTGCTCGGACGCGCCTTGCGAGGCAAGCGTGAACGCCTGTACCTGGCGAGCAAGTTCGGCCTGGTACGCAGCAGCGATCCCCATGCCCGCGGCGTCAACGGCCGCCCCGAATACGTCCGGCAATCGGTCGAAGGCAGCCTCAAGCGCCTCGCCACCGACTACCTCGACCTTTACTACCAGCATCGCATCGACCCTGAAGTGCCCGTCGAGGAAACCATCGGCGCCATGGCCGAGCTGGTCCAGGCCGGCAAGGTCCGCCACATCGGAATCTCGGAGGCCAGCGCCGAGACCATCCAACGGGCCCACGCCGTGCATCCACTGGCGGCGGTGCAAAGCGAATACTCGTTGTGGTCCCGCGAGCCTGAACACAATGGCGTGCTCGATACCTGCAAGCGCCTGGGCATTGCGTTCGTCGCCTACAGTCCCTTGGGCCGGGGCTTTCTGACCGGCGAGCTGAAATCACCGGAGGATTTTGCCGCCGATGACTATCGCCGCTTCAACCCACGCTTCCAGGCCGACAACTTCAAGCGCAACCTGGCGCTGGTCGAACGGGTCAAGGCCTTGGCCGCGGACAAGGGCATCAGCGCCTCGCAACTGGCCCTGGGTTGGGTATTGGCCCAGGGTGACCACGTCATTCCGATCCCGGGCACCAAGCAGCGCAAGTACCTGGAGAGCAATGTGGCGGCGGCTTCAGTGGTGTTGGGCGCTGATGAACTGGCCCATCTGGATGGGATTTTCGCAGGCGAAGGTGTGGTGGCGGGCGACCGATACCAGGCGCAGACGATGACGTTGTTGAACGGTTGA
- a CDS encoding PhnE/PtxC family ABC transporter permease: protein MLTRDTRDPATRPRLLLSLLALVLLWPGIQFSELDLGVLLASDSQSEMGRFVAAFWPPAHGDEFVELLWQATLQTLAIATAGMALALLLAVPASLLASRALSLSAASRAGHPGYWGQLLRWPVRGLLIFLRSVPEIVWALLFVRAVGLGPTAGVLAIAITYSGMLGKVYAEIYESVDQRPAHALLQSGSSRLAAFCYGILPNVAAELLSYTVYRWECAIRASVVMGFVGAGGLGQQMDLSLRMFAGGEVASLLLTFLALVLLADQLSRLLRWRLA, encoded by the coding sequence ATGCTGACGCGCGATACCCGAGACCCCGCCACCCGCCCTCGCCTGCTGCTCAGTCTGCTGGCCCTGGTGTTGCTGTGGCCGGGCATCCAGTTCAGCGAATTGGACCTCGGCGTGCTGCTGGCGAGCGACAGCCAGAGCGAAATGGGCCGGTTCGTAGCGGCGTTCTGGCCGCCCGCCCATGGCGACGAATTCGTTGAACTGCTGTGGCAGGCCACCTTGCAGACGCTGGCGATCGCCACGGCTGGCATGGCCTTGGCGTTGCTGTTGGCGGTGCCCGCGAGCCTGCTGGCCAGCCGCGCCCTGTCGCTGTCGGCAGCCTCCCGCGCCGGCCATCCGGGCTATTGGGGCCAACTGCTGCGCTGGCCGGTACGCGGCTTGTTGATCTTCTTGCGCAGCGTCCCGGAAATCGTCTGGGCCCTGCTCTTCGTGCGCGCCGTCGGCCTCGGCCCAACGGCCGGTGTACTGGCGATTGCCATTACCTACAGCGGCATGCTGGGCAAGGTCTACGCGGAAATCTACGAGTCGGTCGACCAGCGCCCGGCCCACGCGCTCTTGCAGTCCGGCAGCAGCCGGCTGGCGGCCTTTTGCTATGGGATCCTGCCCAATGTCGCGGCGGAACTGTTGTCGTACACGGTGTACCGCTGGGAATGCGCGATCCGCGCCTCGGTGGTGATGGGCTTCGTCGGCGCCGGAGGGCTGGGTCAGCAGATGGACCTGTCGCTGCGAATGTTCGCTGGCGGTGAAGTCGCCAGCCTGCTGCTGACGTTCCTGGCACTGGTGCTGCTCGCCGATCAACTCAGCCGCCTGCTGCGCTGGAGGCTGGCATGA
- a CDS encoding GGDEF domain-containing protein codes for MGAPFRTASSQPPPTKAFSSLGRRLVLATLLFCLFFTLAMVTWRTWLAWENNLAEMNSELALIDQVFQNTLAYAIWELDRESLDQQITSVAAAAPVGRVVLNILRPGQAPEVIELNRYAVDQSGVVPVLHRQLIAEPYAGAHEKVGELTIEGDNNLLWERLWSEARSIVITQLIQSLLLAGLVMTMFNRLVTVHVVHIARHLGGLAPHTLKHHLKLQRAVNRQDELGLLEFQVNELQDNLYAHLERQHSDELALAASRDQMAELVEARTAELKAANQSLEALSRHDALTGLANRRYFDELKEIEFRRAIRHNTPLAVLMCDVDFFKIYNDTYGHMQGDLCLKEIAETLRSVFGRSGELTARVGGEEFVVVLPNIDAAQACQAAQRFRTSLAERELPHSGSKVSPFVTVSIGVAELDPETMDHFDQVLQRADQALYRAKHQGRDRVAL; via the coding sequence ATGGGGGCCCCTTTCCGCACGGCATCGTCCCAGCCACCACCGACCAAGGCGTTCAGCTCCCTGGGACGGCGCCTGGTACTGGCAACGCTGTTGTTCTGCCTGTTCTTTACCCTGGCGATGGTCACCTGGCGCACCTGGCTGGCCTGGGAAAACAACCTGGCGGAAATGAATTCGGAGCTGGCCCTGATCGATCAGGTGTTCCAGAACACCTTGGCCTACGCCATTTGGGAACTGGACCGTGAATCCCTGGACCAGCAAATCACCAGCGTTGCCGCGGCAGCCCCCGTGGGCCGCGTGGTGCTGAACATCCTGCGCCCCGGGCAAGCGCCGGAAGTCATCGAACTCAATCGATACGCCGTCGATCAATCGGGTGTGGTGCCGGTGCTGCATCGCCAGCTTATCGCCGAGCCCTACGCCGGGGCCCATGAGAAAGTCGGTGAGCTGACCATCGAAGGCGATAATAACCTGCTGTGGGAGCGTCTCTGGAGCGAAGCACGCAGCATCGTCATCACCCAGCTCATCCAGTCCCTGCTGCTGGCCGGGTTGGTCATGACCATGTTCAATCGCCTGGTGACCGTGCATGTGGTGCATATCGCCCGTCACCTGGGCGGACTCGCGCCGCATACCCTCAAGCATCACCTCAAGCTGCAACGGGCGGTGAATCGCCAGGACGAACTGGGCCTGCTGGAATTCCAGGTCAACGAACTCCAGGACAATCTGTACGCCCACCTCGAACGCCAGCATTCGGACGAACTGGCCCTGGCCGCCAGCCGCGATCAAATGGCCGAACTGGTGGAGGCACGCACTGCGGAACTGAAAGCGGCCAACCAATCGCTCGAAGCGCTGTCCCGTCACGATGCCTTGACGGGCCTGGCCAATCGTCGCTACTTCGACGAATTGAAGGAAATCGAGTTTCGCCGGGCAATCCGCCACAACACCCCGCTGGCCGTGCTCATGTGCGATGTCGATTTCTTCAAGATCTACAACGACACCTACGGCCACATGCAGGGCGACCTGTGCCTGAAAGAGATCGCAGAGACCCTGCGCAGCGTGTTCGGCCGCTCCGGCGAACTGACCGCCCGCGTAGGCGGCGAAGAGTTCGTCGTGGTCCTGCCCAATATCGACGCCGCACAGGCCTGCCAAGCGGCTCAACGCTTTCGCACCAGCCTGGCGGAACGCGAGCTGCCCCACAGCGGTTCCAAGGTCTCGCCTTTCGTCACCGTGAGCATCGGCGTTGCCGAGCTGGACCCGGAGACCATGGACCATTTCGATCAAGTGCTGCAACGCGCCGACCAGGCGCTATATCGGGCCAAACACCAGGGACGCGACCGCGTTGCCCTGTAA
- a CDS encoding methyl-accepting chemotaxis protein, producing MAGIFGDVPLAGFSTFGEILGLNLNQTLTAIFFFRVTKGAGFVDEYVDHFITHYGEFKAFFLRRQIKKLAGLNHVVVKQIMAFKMNDFSSALDTRGLDQTILPVFDGLTDLGQVLAQASQHQASMATQIKHYSGELHLSMDDLTGTIDRQNSVAEQAGTTVEQLATQAGEAVVGARALASSSLRIQSIVQVIQQIAGQTNLLALNAAIEAARAGEMGRGFAVVADEVRKLAEITRKNAAEIGVDIDLLSTEIQGVAQQIEDQSVAVSALREMLDALEDSSRTTEGTAQRTKAIADTLTGLTHANA from the coding sequence ATGGCCGGTATTTTCGGGGATGTGCCTCTGGCCGGCTTCTCGACGTTTGGTGAAATCCTCGGTTTGAACCTTAACCAGACACTCACGGCGATTTTCTTCTTCAGGGTCACCAAGGGCGCCGGGTTTGTCGACGAGTACGTCGATCACTTCATCACTCACTATGGCGAGTTCAAAGCCTTTTTCCTGCGCCGCCAGATCAAGAAGCTGGCGGGCCTGAACCATGTCGTGGTCAAGCAGATCATGGCGTTCAAGATGAATGACTTCAGCAGCGCCTTGGACACTCGCGGCCTGGACCAGACGATCCTGCCGGTGTTCGACGGCCTGACGGACCTGGGCCAGGTATTGGCGCAGGCCAGCCAGCACCAAGCGTCGATGGCGACGCAAATCAAGCATTACTCCGGCGAACTGCACCTGTCGATGGATGACCTGACGGGCACCATCGACCGGCAAAACAGCGTGGCCGAGCAGGCCGGCACCACCGTCGAGCAGCTTGCCACGCAAGCGGGTGAAGCGGTGGTCGGTGCCCGTGCGCTCGCCAGTTCGAGCTTGCGTATCCAGTCGATCGTACAGGTCATCCAGCAAATCGCGGGACAGACCAACCTGTTGGCCCTCAACGCCGCCATCGAAGCAGCGCGGGCCGGTGAGATGGGCAGAGGCTTTGCGGTGGTGGCCGATGAGGTCCGCAAGCTTGCGGAAATCACCCGCAAGAATGCCGCGGAAATCGGCGTGGACATCGACCTGCTCTCGACGGAGATCCAAGGCGTCGCCCAACAGATCGAAGACCAGTCCGTCGCCGTGAGCGCCCTGCGGGAGATGCTCGATGCCCTGGAAGACTCCAGCCGTACCACCGAAGGCACGGCACAACGCACGAAGGCCATCGCCGACACCTTGACCGGGCTGACCCACGCCAATGCGTGA
- the phnE gene encoding phosphonate ABC transporter, permease protein PhnE, producing the protein MNRLLNVVMVLCIGAAVIASFVYLGIDLGELGDNGNLQRMGAYAQRFLSPDLSPGHLKAIGHGALETLAMSALGTLLAAVFGLLLALPAAGRFGWPLQSASRLVLNALRAVPELVWAALMVLAAGLGPNAGTLALALHTTGVLGRLFAEALENTPSEPADAIRLQGGNAVLAFCYGTLPNLLPQLLAYVLYRWENNIRMASVLGFVGAGGLGQMLYVSLSLFQEAQGSTVILAMLLLVLAVDTLSGWSRQRWVKA; encoded by the coding sequence ATGAATCGCCTGCTCAACGTGGTCATGGTCCTGTGCATCGGCGCGGCAGTCATCGCCTCGTTCGTCTACCTGGGCATCGACCTGGGCGAGCTCGGCGACAACGGCAATCTGCAGCGGATGGGCGCTTATGCGCAGCGCTTTCTCAGCCCGGACCTGAGCCCCGGCCATCTGAAAGCAATCGGTCACGGCGCCCTGGAAACCCTGGCCATGTCCGCCCTCGGCACCCTGCTCGCCGCCGTGTTCGGCCTGCTGTTGGCCTTGCCCGCGGCCGGACGCTTCGGCTGGCCTTTGCAGAGCGCGTCGCGCCTGGTGCTCAACGCCTTGCGCGCGGTTCCGGAGCTGGTGTGGGCCGCACTGATGGTCCTGGCCGCCGGGCTCGGCCCCAATGCCGGCACCCTGGCGCTCGCCCTGCACACCACCGGCGTACTCGGGCGCCTGTTCGCCGAGGCGTTGGAAAATACCCCCTCCGAACCGGCCGACGCCATCCGTTTGCAAGGCGGCAACGCTGTATTGGCGTTCTGCTACGGGACACTGCCCAACCTGCTGCCGCAACTGCTGGCCTACGTCCTGTATCGCTGGGAAAACAACATCCGCATGGCCAGCGTGCTCGGCTTTGTCGGTGCCGGAGGGCTTGGACAAATGCTCTATGTCAGCCTCAGCCTGTTCCAGGAGGCCCAGGGCAGCACGGTGATTCTGGCGATGCTGCTATTGGTGCTCGCCGTCGATACCTTGAGCGGCTGGAGCCGCCAGCGTTGGGTAAAGGCTTGA
- the yghU gene encoding glutathione-dependent disulfide-bond oxidoreductase, producing MSKASYVPPKVWKNDAPSGGQFASINRPIAGPTHDKTLPVGKHPLQLYSLATPNGVKVTILLEELLALGHTGAEYDAWLIRINEGDQFSSGFVEINPNSKIPALLDRSVEPAIRVFESGSILLYLAEKFGAFLPTDPAGRTETLNWLFWQMGSAPYLGGGFGHFYAYAPEKLEYPINRFTMEAKRQLDVLDRRLGESQYLAGNDYTIADIAVWPWYGQLVRNNVYGAAEFLSAHEYTHVQRWAEDIAKRPAVLRGQRVNRTWGDEASQVPERHGAGDLG from the coding sequence ATGAGTAAAGCGTCCTACGTTCCGCCCAAGGTCTGGAAAAACGACGCCCCGTCTGGCGGCCAGTTCGCCAGCATCAACCGCCCCATCGCCGGGCCGACCCATGACAAAACCTTGCCGGTTGGCAAGCACCCGCTGCAGCTCTATTCCCTGGCCACGCCCAACGGCGTGAAGGTGACCATCCTGCTGGAGGAACTGCTGGCGCTGGGTCATACGGGCGCGGAATACGATGCCTGGCTGATCCGCATCAACGAGGGCGACCAGTTCTCCAGCGGCTTCGTCGAGATCAACCCCAACTCCAAGATCCCGGCCCTGCTGGACCGCAGCGTGGAGCCCGCCATTCGGGTCTTCGAATCCGGCTCGATCCTGCTTTACCTGGCGGAAAAATTCGGCGCCTTCCTGCCCACCGATCCGGCGGGCCGCACCGAAACACTGAACTGGCTGTTCTGGCAGATGGGCTCTGCCCCGTACCTGGGCGGTGGCTTCGGGCATTTCTACGCGTATGCGCCGGAGAAACTCGAATACCCGATCAATCGCTTCACTATGGAAGCCAAGCGTCAACTCGACGTCCTGGACCGCCGCCTCGGCGAAAGCCAATACCTGGCAGGCAACGACTACACCATCGCCGACATCGCGGTCTGGCCCTGGTATGGCCAACTGGTGCGCAACAACGTATACGGCGCCGCCGAATTCCTCAGTGCCCACGAATACACCCATGTGCAGCGCTGGGCAGAAGACATTGCCAAGCGCCCCGCCGTCCTGCGCGGACAGCGGGTCAACCGCACGTGGGGGGATGAGGCGAGCCAGGTGCCGGAGCGGCATGGGGCTGGGGATTTGGGCTGA
- a CDS encoding substrate-binding periplasmic protein — MSLPLNRLLMWGVLMFLAASACAAETPLRIVTEELPPYNMTQNGRVTGMSTEVVQAVLKEVGMDAPIQPMPWARAYELALNESNVLIYSIVRTPARESLFQWVGTIGPTQWYIYSLADRPVKLDSLADAHGHQIATVNQDVGEQYLVSKGFRIGEELQSSTKYEHNYRKLKVDHVELWISNELNALYLTRQNGEDPNKVLIRSLALPELSSPDGLSMAFSRKTPAETVEKFRAGLETIRRNGVYDAILRKWL, encoded by the coding sequence ATGAGTTTGCCGCTGAATCGCCTGCTGATGTGGGGCGTCCTGATGTTCCTCGCTGCAAGCGCTTGCGCGGCAGAGACACCCCTGCGCATCGTGACGGAGGAGCTGCCGCCCTACAACATGACGCAGAACGGACGCGTGACCGGCATGAGCACCGAAGTGGTCCAGGCCGTGCTCAAGGAAGTCGGCATGGACGCGCCTATCCAGCCCATGCCCTGGGCCCGGGCCTACGAACTGGCGCTCAACGAAAGCAATGTGTTGATCTATTCGATCGTCCGTACGCCTGCACGCGAATCGCTTTTCCAGTGGGTGGGCACCATTGGCCCGACACAGTGGTACATCTACTCACTGGCGGACCGGCCGGTAAAACTCGACTCGCTGGCCGACGCCCATGGTCACCAGATCGCCACGGTCAATCAGGACGTGGGCGAGCAATACCTGGTCTCGAAGGGTTTCCGCATCGGCGAGGAATTGCAGTCGAGCACCAAGTACGAACACAACTACCGCAAGCTCAAGGTCGATCACGTGGAACTGTGGATTTCCAACGAGCTCAACGCGCTGTACCTGACTCGCCAGAATGGCGAAGACCCGAACAAGGTGCTGATCCGCTCGCTGGCGCTTCCCGAACTGAGCAGCCCGGACGGCCTGAGCATGGCGTTCAGCCGCAAGACGCCGGCCGAAACGGTGGAAAAGTTCCGCGCCGGCCTTGAGACCATCCGTCGCAATGGGGTCTACGACGCCATCCTGCGCAAATGGTTATGA